The following proteins come from a genomic window of Myroides odoratus DSM 2801:
- a CDS encoding DUF4142 domain-containing protein codes for MKLHTKNLFLAFFMLALLASCKDRPNAKEPEKIAKEQNKANQQHTVEQKNADYSSYLVDVVHDQLFEVELGKLGKRKSNNEKIRDFAGELEKHHESRLQKLNALASDMMYAVPHNLSDKQWDEIQDLEKTNAKNFDQKWLEVVISKHNKAADVLIDAINNVDNYNMRTQLNETLQEVRSHLEAATFIKNKQLK; via the coding sequence ATGAAATTACATACAAAAAACCTGTTTTTAGCCTTTTTTATGCTTGCGCTTTTAGCTTCATGCAAAGACCGACCAAACGCAAAAGAACCTGAAAAAATAGCGAAAGAGCAAAACAAAGCCAATCAACAACATACAGTTGAGCAAAAAAATGCAGATTATTCTTCTTATTTAGTTGATGTTGTTCACGATCAATTATTTGAAGTAGAATTAGGCAAACTCGGAAAGCGAAAATCGAACAATGAAAAGATTCGTGATTTTGCTGGAGAACTAGAAAAACACCACGAAAGTAGATTGCAAAAGCTCAATGCTTTAGCCAGTGATATGATGTATGCTGTTCCACATAATCTATCGGACAAACAGTGGGACGAGATACAAGATTTAGAAAAGACAAACGCAAAGAATTTTGATCAGAAATGGCTGGAAGTTGTCATTTCAAAACACAATAAAGCTGCCGATGTCTTGATTGACGCCATTAACAATGTCGATAACTATAACATGAGAACACAATTGAATGAGACCCTACAAGAAGTACGTTCGCATTTAGAAGCGGCTACTTTTATTAAAAATAAGCAACTGAAATAG
- a CDS encoding DUF4142 domain-containing protein translates to MGVSFNYKLFVILFTFLFFVFLFLTSCKNKSNSEQYLYKDESDPKPVHTEPFSYETNYDTTDQEVLEQRFSNLLATQLHYTKIAISQSQHPKIQEFAEQILLEYEHALKEMENLISKEKQNEILFRTNTRFTINTLESPNLSSYDRDFLDETIKLQFSIREVLWDLKQNTKNSDLQTFYSKLIQEIELRIDQGVNLLDHV, encoded by the coding sequence ATGGGAGTATCATTCAATTACAAACTATTTGTTATCCTCTTTACGTTCTTGTTTTTTGTCTTTTTGTTTCTTACTTCTTGTAAAAACAAATCTAATTCGGAACAATATTTATATAAAGACGAGAGCGATCCAAAACCAGTGCATACAGAACCTTTTTCTTATGAAACGAACTATGATACCACCGATCAAGAGGTTTTAGAGCAACGTTTTAGCAATCTATTAGCTACACAGTTACACTACACCAAAATTGCAATCAGTCAAAGTCAGCATCCAAAGATTCAGGAATTTGCTGAACAAATCTTGCTAGAATATGAACATGCCCTCAAGGAAATGGAAAATTTGATTAGCAAGGAAAAACAAAATGAAATCTTATTTCGAACCAACACTCGATTCACAATCAACACATTGGAATCACCAAATCTCAGCAGCTATGATCGCGATTTTTTGGACGAAACCATCAAACTGCAATTTAGCATTCGAGAAGTACTATGGGATTTAAAACAGAACACCAAAAATTCCGATTTACAAACGTTCTACAGCAAACTAATACAAGAGATTGAATTGCGTATTGATCAAGGAGTTAACTTATTAGATCATGTTTAA